A part of Aegilops tauschii subsp. strangulata cultivar AL8/78 chromosome 2, Aet v6.0, whole genome shotgun sequence genomic DNA contains:
- the LOC141041180 gene encoding uncharacterized protein, with product MAVPHYAYLEMKMPGTKGIITIAGDYKKSAACAAASSRLAEALVIAAEKKLLDRVVAMASKQPDLSRDPKESETQGSFQPAKETKKIPLDPNHPEKFAVIGAHLHRK from the coding sequence atggctgtacCGCACTACGCCTACCTCGAGATGAAGATGCCGGGCACCAAGGGCATTATCACTATAGctggagactacaagaagtcggcCGCCTGTGCTGCTgctagcagccggctggccgaggcCCTTGTGATTGCTGCCGAGAAGAAGCTCCTGGACCGggtggtggccatggccagcaagcagccaGACCTGTCACGAGATCCCAAAGAGTCAGAgactcagggctccttccagccggccaaagaaaccAAGAAGATTCCCTTGGACCCGAACCACCCGGAGAAGTTTGCTGTCATAGGTGCTCACCTCCACAGAAAATAG